AGAAACCACGTCCACGGGAGGACCAAGGCCTTCCTTTTCCTCTGCTCTGACTTGTTGATTGGCTATATGGCCTATGCATGAAATGCAGTTTATTGAGCATTGTACATCTCATGCAGTTGGCTCCTTGTTTCAAAACGTTGTAGTAGCGGCACCACCTCGGAGTAGGAAGGCATTGGTGGCTTGAGCATGGTGGTGGTGAAGGGCTCATACTTGGGGCCGAGGCCGTTGAGGAGGGCAAATACTTTGAGTTTATCACTCATAGGTCGTTCGATTGCTGCAAGATTATCACaaatggatttaaaattttgatatgtACATATAGGAAAATCGATTCCTCCTTCCTCATGTAGGTTAATTGTTGGGTAAGTTGAAACTTCATTTCTTGGGAATCCTAGGCATACGTTGTtatgaaaaacgatgacaatgaattgaaaaataataacgaacaagaaaaacaatcacacacgacacaagatgtacgtggttcggcaaattgcctacattcacgggagctgcagaagattttattagtgaggaatatcacactacaagatggatctcaacactgttCGTCCACAGTGTTTTTGTGTCAACAGTAACCGGCCATATGAagtaaaacatcatatatatagtttaaacgGCGGAAACcctaaaaatgcatgttcgctcgagcggcgtgtcgagcgcgcgtcgagcgaacttcccctCCGCATCCTACtcaagctcactgtcgagctgacatcgagcgttcaactctgcctgacttcgctcgagcggccaatgcctccgcttgagcggtgtggaccagactccacagttctcaacaattctcccacttggagactggtacactcgctgtaatGCCATCTTCCTTAaccatgatatcctccacctctgcaactcactactcttgtcttcatgctagaagaccaactgaagttgctcacaacttcagtttctcaagcgtaacaccctttgtcaacatatcagcagggtttttgcttccacaaatcttctcaagtaacaactgtccgtcatctaacaatgaccgtatgaagtgatacctgatctgaatgtgcttggtcctggaatggaatgctggattcttggcaaggaatatggcactctgactatcactatagagagtgcctttctgattcttcttacccaattcttccaagaagccttgtagccatactATCTTCTTTGCaacctctgacactgcaatatactcagcttctgttgtagacaaagaaactgttttctgtagattagaaccccatgacactgtaGTActaccaagtgtataaacaaagcccatggtactctttctgctgtcaatatctctagctaaatcagcatcaacatagccctgcacctccaagctctctccagagaaacacaaacaggtttctgagaaaccctttaggtaccgcaaaatccacttcactgcttcccaatgttgcttacttgggttactcatgtatctactcacaactcccactacatgggcaatatccggtcttgtgcaaaccatagcatacataagtgaaccaatagcttaggcataaggaaccttactcatgtaaccttgttcctcctctgactctggtaactgattcttgctgagtctgaagtgacttcccaagggtgtgccaactggtttggccttgtccatattgaacctactgagtacctttttcacatactcagcctgtgagagtctcaacatacctctgactctgtctctgacaattctcgtgccaaggatttgctctgcagctcccaaatccttcattgcaaagtgctctgacatctgcttcttcagattattgatctcatcaatactagcccctgcaataagcatgtcatccacatacaacagcaaaataatgtaagaattgtcaaaatgcctgacatagcaacagtgatctgcttgacatctaatataccctgcactgtgcatgaagttgtcaaatttcttgtaccactgtctaggagcttgcttcaggccatacaagctcttctgcagtttgcaaactgaaccttcctttccctataccacaaacccctcaggctggtgcatgtagatgtcttcttcaaggtctccatgaagaaaagctgtcttcacatctaactgctcaagaaataaatcttcagtagcaaccatagccagtaccatcctgatagttgtgatcttcaccacaggagaaaagatctcagagtaatcaataccctgcttttgctgaaagccttttacaacaagtttagccttgtacctcttactgccatcatgctcagttttcacccggtacacccacttgttttgtaatgccttcttccctgatggaagttctgtcaactcccatgtctgattccctgacagggaatccatctcctctttcatggccagctcccacttgctagaattttcatcttacaAGGTTTTTTCGTagctctgcggttctccaccatctgtcaacagaatgtaattcaaagtaggtgagaaacgctgtggaggacgtatagtcctaactgacctgtgaattgcaactgtaggagtggacggttctgaaattgcctgcggaataataggaatgggtgcactggacccactctccccgtcactcacatctctacactgcactgtgacctctagtaggtcatccaatcttacaaactcggactcctaaGGAGCTACTATAGAAGCGGTACTAGACTTgtccttgtacatcattttctcattgaaaattacattcctgcttcttatgatttttcgaccctgatcatcccagaaacgatagccaaatgcctcgtcttcatagccaatgaaatagcatttctttgacttagcctcaagcttactacgagcatcagaatcaacaagcacataagaaagacaaccaaaagttttaagatgagaaaacttaacctctttcccgctccaaacctcttcaggcaatccacaatccagtggaactgatggccctctgtttatcaaataaacggcagtgctgactgcgtctgcccagaaagtgggtggtagtccggcgtgcaacctcatgcttctagcacgctcattaatggtccTGTTCATACGATCAGCAagtccattttgctgtggtgtcccaggaatggttttctccattctgatacccagagctgtacaatactccttgaactcgccatcaacatactcaccaccattatcagacctcaaacacttcagtttcaagcctgtctctgtctcaaccatggctttccaaattttgaaaacattaaatactttagatttatgcttcaaaaaataaacccatacattcctactatggtcatcaatgaacgtaacataatagcgagaacctccaagagatgccactggggaaggaccccacacatctgtgtgcacaagatcaagtcttcctgtcttaggcgtcctgccacttttcaagaagctgaccttcttttattttcccATCACACAACTTtcacacatactgagatcaactgtcttcagttctagtagcttgcctctagacagaagttccgtcatgcccttctgactcatatggccaagcctgcaatgccacaaatctgctgtgctctctgcaacggtagtagcaatagtgtcaattaaaccagtagtcatatatagtgtaccagttttcttaccctgagctagtaccaatgccccttttgtgaccttccaggtgctatctgagagcaccactgaatgaccacactcatcgagctgcccaacagaaatgaggttcttcttcaactcaggaatgtgcctgacctttgcaaggtccatttgttcttgccagggagtgcaatgtcaatgtctcccatccccactatgttcaaagcctcaccatcagccaaatacaccttcccaaaatcacctgcaacatagttccgcattagctcccggtgggaagatgtatggaaggaagcccctgaatccagtatccagtcatcaactggactatgaactgcaagcaatagtgcatcctgtacttattcagttaccacattagcactaccattctccgtcttcttggaGTTTTTgtagttcttctttatgtggccagctttgccacaattccagcaagttgcctgctgaccaggcctcgacttgctcttgctcctgtactttgattttgatcttcctctgtttgagttcctgtcatgtgatctccctcgagaatcaacatttaggtctgaactcaaacccgaggtctcgcctgaatctttcctgcgcacctcctcagccaaaatcaaatcacgaatatcattatatttcagtttagttttaccagcagaattactaatagtcattCTCATGGCTGtccaactatttggcagtgaagtcaatagtatcagtgcacgtatctcatcatcaaattcaatttcaacagacgacaattgatttgtgatagtattaaaatcattcagatgctgTGCAACAGAAATACCATCTGCcatttttaaattgaataactttttcatcaaatgtaccttgttattcgctgacggattttcatacatacctgacggAGAATGGGATTTACTGAATAGTTTCTGTACGAGCTAGATGCGTGTGTTGTTTGTACGTAGTACTTGGTGTGTGTTTTTATCGAGCGGAGTctaaaaatggtttttgggtagATATCCACGGAAAAACCATTTTCTAATTAAAGAAacacttaaaataaataaataatctcggaagaaaaataataattaaaaaagaaagaagaaaaattgggCAACGTTGTCCGAGAGAGGCCGCGGCTTTGTCTCAAAGCAGAGATGACTACATAATGATAATATTATTGCAACAAAAGCAAATgcaaactaagaaaaaaatgaagcagaagaaatgaatgaaaataaCATTAATGTAGATATACATGCAAAACCAGACACGTTAGTATGATGGGCTAGTGGCAGGGCCAAAAAGGAGTCTCCTCTCTAGAGTGTGTTAACGCTCTGAGGTGGTGAATAACAGTCTTCCTGGTTTTCCACTCGCAACCGTGGATAAACCATGTCGAGAGAGAACGTCCATAGCACAAAGGGGTTAGAGGAACAATGGAAAAAGTTTAGGTTaacagaggaggaagaagagataGTGGAGGTGAGCTGGAAAGGAGACGAGGAGATAGATCGTAAAGGGGAAAGAAGCTTAATAGGAAAGGTCTGCTCTGACAGATCAGTGAGCAAAACTCTGATAAGCAATACTATGGCAAAGATTTGGAGAATAAGCAAAAGGGCAACATTTCTAGAAGTGGAGAAAAATACTTTCATTATCACTTTTGAAACACATGCAGATATGTATAGAATCCTAGATGGGAAACCGTGGACTTTCGACTCCGCTCTGTTCCTTCTGAGTCGGTATGAAGGGAAGAAACGGCCAGGTAACTTTGTCTTCGATAAGGAAACTTTCTGGATGCAAATTCACAACCTTCCACTGGGATGTATGTCGCTGGATTGGGGGACTCAGATAGGGAAGTCAGTTGGCAAAGTTATCGAGGTGGACGTAGAAGAGGACGGCATAGGATGGGGAAGGAGCCTCCGAGTGAAAGTTGAGCTACCATTGTACAAGGCTATCCCACGGGGTCGATTCATCAATACAGATCAGTCAAAGCAGTGGGTCCATTTCCGTTATGAGAATCTACCCAAAATTTGCTTCAGATGTGGGTGGATCCTTCATAAAGAAATGGGATGCCAGGCTCAATATGGTGAGGAAGAAGGAGACGCGGGAACAGAGGCCCAGTTTGGGTCTTGGCTCAGGGCGGAAAATGTTTATAGAAGATATATGTTTTCCTATAATGCAAACAATGGAAGAAAGGAGCATGGTTCAGGGGAAAACAATAATCAGGCAGAGTCGGGTGAAGACGAAGGCAACGATGAAGGTGTACGGCAAGGCAGGGGCAGAACCAGATCTCTAACACCCCATTCGCCTTAGGCACAGGCCCCAACAACCGTCATAGTAGGTAGTCCCTTAGCCTATAAGGAAAAGTTACAAGGCTGAGCGGATTCAGAGGAGGGGATGGCTGTATTGGATGCTGTGCACCAACCCGGATGGGAGGGAGTCGAGACAGTACGAAACCAGAGGGGGAAAAAAGAGCAGGAAGGTAATCTGAAAGAGACGAACAAAACTGGGCCAGAGAATGCAGATGGGCCGGAAAAACGGGTAGAGGATGTGGATGGGCCAGAGAACTTAGATGGGCCTGAGCAAAGCAAAATACTGGATCCATACTTTTTTGGCTTCAAACCAAAGGACTCGGGGTCAGCCCCTCCAACGGCTAACTCGTGTACAGCAGAGGATGGTAGAGGCATTCACCCCATACAGGCCTACCCCTGTCAAAGGGAAGGTCGAAGATGGAAACGGCAAGCCCGGGACCAAACGAAACCAGCCTCTTCATCTATGGTAACCCGTTCCCAAGGAGAGAAGCGGCCAGTGGAGGTAAGTTCCGAAAACTCTAGTCTTTCGAAAAGAGTTAAAAAGAATCATTTGTATGAATTACGGGTGGAGGATAGCATCACTTTGGAGATGGTGGAGGCTGCGAGGCAGCCCCACCAGGGGGTATGAAGatcctaagttggaactgtcgggggcttgggaacccccgaacAGTCCAAAGCCTTTACCTTATGGTAAAGGAAAAGAACCCGGATGtggttttcttaatggaaaccaAACTTTCATACTTTAATGCTCAAAGAGTCGCAAAAAGATGTCAGTTTAATGGTTGTGTGGCCGTGGGAGCAATAGGAAGAAGTGGTGGTCTTATGTTGTTATGGAAGCAGGATAGTCTGATTGATTTAGTAAATTATTCCCAACACCATATCAATGTGAGGATAAATGATGTTTTAACTAATAAACAGTGGCTTTTGACGTGCTTTTATGGTCACCCAGTTTCACACTTGAGAAGCAAAACCTGGGAGTTGTTATCATCTTTTAAACCTGTTAGTGGTGGTTGGGGAGTaataggtgattttaatgaggtaCTCTTCTGTGATGAGAAAGAGGGGGGTAATCCCAGATGTGAAAATCTTATGAGCCAGTTTAGAAACACGATGGAGGATGGGAATTTGTTTGATCTGGGTTGGATAGGCAGTAAATACACATGGAGTAACCGACATGAAGATGAGACTTTTACAAGAGAGAGACTTGACAGAACAATTGCAAATGAGGGGTGGAAATCCATGTATCCGGAGCACTCAGTGGAAACACTTCCAGCAGTTTGCTCAGACCACAGTCCTATTTTGTTGTACTGCAGTTCAAAGAGGGGCCCAGGTCAAAGAGGATCCTTCTCTTTCAAGTATGAGGTCAGTTGGAACAAGGAGATAGGCTGCAGCGAGACAGTCATTGAGGCTTGGAGTAAACAGGTGGGATGGGGTAATTGTCTAGAGaggttgatgagaaaattggaaTATACACAAAGGAAACTTAGCCACTGGAGTAGAAACCTGCAGAGGGAGAGACTCGAAGCTTTGAAAGGTAAATACAACAAGTTGAACTTACTACAAAGGGATGCAAGGCCTAGTAATGTAAGAGAACAAAAACAGCTCCAAGTAGAAATTGATCACCTGTTGAACCAAGAAGATATAAAGTGGAAGCAGAGAGCAAAAAAACACTGGCTGGAGAAAGGTGACAGAAACACAAAGTTTTACCACTCTTGTGTAAAccaacgaaaaaagaaaaataccatAAAAAGAGTGATTGACATGAATGGCACTGAGTTAGTGGAGAGGGAAGCCATAGCTGCGGGTTTTAAAGAATATTTCAAGTCAGTGTACCAGTCAACTCAAGCTAACCCAGAGTGCATCAGTTTATGCTTACAGGGAGTTGTGCAAAGGGTAACAGAAGACATGAGAGTTAATCTGGAGAGGGTTTTTTCTGTCAAGGAAATAGAAACAGCATTGAAGCAGATGTCCCCCTATAAATCACCTGGCCCTGATGGTTTTAGTGCAGGATTCTACCAAGAGCATTGGAAGACTGTGGGAAAGGAAGTTTCAGAagctgttttgttttttctaaacTCAGGGAGTATGATAGGGCCCATGAACCATACACATATTGTTTTAATCCCTAAGGTAAATACCCCATCCACGGTCCACGACTTTAGACCAATCTCTTTATGCAACGTTGGTTACAAGCTCATATCTAAGGTGATTGCAAATAGAATGAAAGGGGTGCTGGAAAAGGTGATATCCTGGAACCAAAGTGCTTTCCTTCCAAATAGGCTCATAACTGACAATATTATGGTTGCCTATGAACTTCTTCATACTATGCACTCAAAGAAGAGAGGTAGAGAGGGGTCAATGGCCATCAAGTTGGATATgtcaaaagcctatgatagaGTAGAGTGGAATTTTCTGGAGGCTATTCTGATGAAGATGGGTTTCGGTTTGAAGTGGACCAAAATTGTTATGGCTTGTGTCAGGTCAGTAACCTATTCTACTCTTGTGAATGGGATACCGGGAGAAACAATTTTCCCCACCCGAGGGCTAAGACAAGGTGACCCTTTGTCACCTTATCTGTTCTTACTTTGTGCTGAAGCCCTCAGTACCCTCATGAATAATGCAGAAAACAGTAGCCTTATTGAAGGGATAGCTGTGAAGAGGAATGGTCTGAGGATAAACCACCTCATTTTCGCTGACGACTGTGTGATCTTTTGCAGAGCCAAGTTGGTTGAGTGGTATCAAATCAAGAGTCTACTGGCTGTTTATGAGGAAGCTTCAGGCCAAActctaaacaaagagaaaaccaGTGTGTTCTTTAGCTCTAATACAAAGAAGGAAGCAAAAGAGTTCATTATGCAGCAGATTAATGGAGCAAGGTGTAATAATTACAATAGATATCTCGGGCTTCCTACCCTAGTGGGAAGATCTAAATACAACACCTTCAGTAGCCTTAAAgaaaagatatggaagaggataaaCAATTGGAAATCAAAATTCCTATCAATAGCTGGAAAGGAAATCTTAATTAAAAGTGTGCTGCAAGCAATACCTGCATATTCTATGAGTGTCTTCAAGCTGCCTGGAAAACTTCTTAAAGAGATTGAAGCAATGATGGCCAGTTTCTGGTGGAAGCATAAAGAGGGAGGGAAGGGCATACACTGGAAATCCTGGAAGCAAATGGGGGAAGTGAAGAACCA
This is a stretch of genomic DNA from Carya illinoinensis cultivar Pawnee chromosome 3, C.illinoinensisPawnee_v1, whole genome shotgun sequence. It encodes these proteins:
- the LOC122304702 gene encoding uncharacterized protein LOC122304702, whose protein sequence is MSRENVHSTKGLEEQWKKFRLTEEEEEIVEVSWKGDEEIDRKGERSLIGKVCSDRSVSKTLISNTMAKIWRISKRATFLEVEKNTFIITFETHADMYRILDGKPWTFDSALFLLSRYEGKKRPGNFVFDKETFWMQIHNLPLGCMSLDWGTQIGKSVGKVIEVDVEEDGIGWGRSLRVKVELPLYKAIPRGRFINTDQSKQWVHFRYENLPKICFRCGWILHKEMGCQAQYGEEEGDAGTEAQFGSWLRAENVYRRYMFSYNANNGRKEHGSGENNNQAESGEDEGNDEGVRQGRGRTRSLTPHSP